A single window of Psychromonas ingrahamii 37 DNA harbors:
- a CDS encoding DUF4236 domain-containing protein, which translates to MGFRFRRSISVCPGVRINIGKSGVSSMSIGPRGASVTVGKRGTHANIGLPGTGLSYRKKMSDNSSDKNIPAQVDNSELIKYLETIESEMDCIINIHLLTPNINNGISFQTLKLQYQQSLSVPFNIHQPLKPTKPIPNEKPILSNGIFAGFFDTEKSKQQHQIQLQADLKHWEENNIKNNANYIKKRIAWANEYALWHSDKTEHDHTRLQNQSQINELFSTDRNFFENKLNEALALTEWPRETNISFEVILDQSLMIIDVDLPEFEDIPEVNFRLNKKGDGLLEKQKSGKQIRLEYAQLVHGILMRIAGIGFYCLPLNSVKVSGYTQRINNATGYVEDEYILAVEIQREAFSSLNFDALDNVNPVHALEQYNLSREMSVTGLFKKLN; encoded by the coding sequence ATGGGATTTAGATTTAGGAGAAGTATTAGTGTATGCCCTGGTGTGCGAATAAATATAGGTAAATCAGGGGTTTCCAGCATGAGTATTGGTCCAAGAGGGGCATCTGTAACGGTTGGAAAACGTGGGACCCACGCTAATATTGGTTTACCTGGTACTGGTTTAAGCTATAGAAAAAAAATGTCTGATAACTCTTCGGATAAAAATATCCCTGCGCAAGTTGATAATAGTGAATTAATTAAATACTTGGAAACAATAGAATCAGAAATGGATTGTATTATTAATATTCATTTGCTTACTCCTAATATCAACAATGGTATTTCCTTTCAAACATTAAAGCTGCAGTATCAACAAAGCTTATCTGTTCCTTTCAATATCCATCAGCCGCTGAAACCGACAAAACCGATTCCAAATGAGAAGCCTATTTTATCTAATGGTATTTTCGCAGGTTTTTTTGATACTGAAAAAAGTAAACAACAACATCAGATTCAGTTACAAGCAGATTTAAAGCATTGGGAAGAAAATAATATAAAAAACAATGCAAATTACATCAAAAAACGCATTGCTTGGGCTAATGAATATGCGCTATGGCATAGCGATAAAACAGAACATGACCATACTCGACTACAAAACCAATCCCAAATAAATGAATTATTTTCCACGGATAGGAATTTTTTTGAAAATAAATTGAATGAGGCGTTAGCTTTAACAGAGTGGCCTAGAGAAACGAATATTTCTTTTGAAGTTATTTTAGATCAATCTTTAATGATTATTGACGTCGATTTACCTGAATTTGAAGATATTCCTGAGGTTAATTTCAGGCTAAATAAAAAAGGCGATGGATTGCTTGAAAAACAGAAATCTGGCAAACAAATTCGTTTAGAGTATGCGCAATTAGTTCATGGGATTCTAATGAGAATAGCGGGGATAGGGTTCTATTGCCTCCCATTAAATAGTGTCAAAGTGAGTGGCTACACTCAGCGTATAAATAATGCAACTGGTTACGTAGAAGATGAGTATATCCTTGCCGTTGAGATCCAGAGAGAAGCATTTTCAAGCCTTAACTTTGATGCATTAGATAATGTGAATCCAGTTCACGCTTTAGAACAATACAATCTAAGCAGGGAAATGAGTGTGACTGGTTTATTTAAAAAATTAAATTAA
- a CDS encoding TerD family protein yields MAISLQKEQKISLEKSNGWNLKQIFVGVNWAAIEKKVIWRHKKVAIDLDASCIIFDANNEVIDTIYFRKLTTQGIKHSGDD; encoded by the coding sequence ATGGCAATTTCGTTACAGAAAGAGCAAAAAATTAGCCTTGAAAAAAGTAATGGTTGGAACCTGAAACAAATTTTTGTTGGTGTGAACTGGGCCGCTATTGAAAAAAAGGTTATTTGGCGGCATAAAAAAGTAGCCATTGATCTGGATGCGAGTTGTATTATTTTTGATGCTAATAATGAAGTCATAGACACTATCTATTTTAGAAAATTAACAACCCAAGGTATCAAGCACTCTGGTGATGATTAA
- a CDS encoding TerD family protein has translation MAVSLQKGGNVSLDKVAPGMTKCLLGLGWDARSTDGIDFDLDASGFMVNTEGKVLSDKGFIFYGNVLSECGSVEHTGDNLTGEGDGDDEVIKVDLSKVPADVEKIVVGVTIHEAESRKQNFGQVSNAFIRVVNDANKEEVARYDLSEDYSIETALLFGELYRHNGTWKFKAIGQGFAGGLKAMAQQFNVNV, from the coding sequence ATGGCAGTTTCTCTACAAAAAGGTGGAAATGTTTCACTGGATAAAGTTGCGCCAGGTATGACTAAATGTTTGCTTGGTTTAGGTTGGGATGCAAGAAGTACTGACGGAATTGATTTTGACTTAGATGCATCAGGCTTTATGGTTAATACAGAAGGTAAAGTACTTTCAGACAAAGGTTTTATTTTTTACGGTAACGTACTTTCTGAATGTGGTTCTGTTGAGCATACGGGGGATAACTTAACTGGCGAGGGTGATGGCGATGACGAAGTGATTAAAGTTGATTTAAGCAAAGTCCCTGCTGATGTTGAAAAAATTGTTGTTGGTGTGACTATTCACGAAGCTGAATCACGTAAGCAAAATTTTGGCCAAGTTTCTAATGCTTTCATCCGCGTTGTAAATGATGCAAACAAAGAAGAAGTTGCCCGTTACGATTTATCCGAAGACTATTCTATTGAAACTGCACTACTTTTTGGTGAATTGTATCGCCATAATGGTACGTGGAAGTTTAAAGCAATTGGTCAAGGTTTTGCGGGTGGCTTAAAAGCGATGGCGCAACAATTTAACGTTAATGTTTAA
- a CDS encoding PH domain-containing protein, translated as MSYVNNNLMSNEDVIYEAKIHWFIFVPSAVLFLLGIIYSTDGAGGILFLIAIILFVRAIIAKATTELAITSKRVIAKTGLISRSTIELNHSKVESFNIDQSIFGRLFGYGTLVINGTGGGKTPISNIDAPLEFRKNAMSTIDATQS; from the coding sequence ATGAGCTATGTAAATAATAATTTAATGAGTAATGAAGATGTAATATATGAAGCTAAGATACATTGGTTTATTTTCGTACCAAGTGCAGTGCTCTTTCTGTTAGGGATTATTTATTCTACTGACGGTGCTGGAGGAATATTGTTCTTAATTGCAATTATCTTATTTGTTAGGGCTATTATTGCTAAAGCTACTACTGAACTTGCTATCACCTCAAAAAGAGTAATAGCTAAAACCGGCTTAATAAGCCGAAGTACAATAGAACTAAATCATAGTAAAGTTGAAAGCTTTAATATTGACCAAAGTATATTTGGCCGTTTGTTTGGCTACGGTACTCTCGTTATAAATGGTACTGGTGGCGGTAAAACCCCTATTTCAAATATAGATGCACCGTTAGAATTCAGGAAGAATGCAATGTCTACTATCGATGCAACTCAATCGTAG
- a CDS encoding viperin family antiviral radical SAM protein encodes MSNSYDELVINYHVTEICNYSCKFCYAKWGRPNEIHTQGNNAELMLEKLASYFFNDEGNKVKDEFPYKSVRINFAGGEPLILKKRFSQLIVKTKELGFNLSIITNGHYLTNAFIDNYGSLFSMIGISFDSQYSDARKNIGRIDRKGNSFDEADLINTVARLRAVNSSITVKVNTVVNTLNYKESFTTLMTELNLDKWKVFQVLPVLNSHLLVTDEEFSEFVLHHAKLQDFMVVEDNDAMTNSYLMINPQGRFYQNSQTEEGYKYGELILDVRVDLALSVCAINWETFTSRYKKDAINDAVDLIDNNEYQFKQKEQSSVVSEG; translated from the coding sequence ATGAGTAATTCCTATGATGAATTGGTAATTAACTATCATGTTACAGAGATCTGTAATTATTCATGTAAATTTTGTTATGCCAAATGGGGTCGCCCTAATGAAATACATACGCAGGGGAACAATGCGGAATTAATGCTTGAAAAACTCGCCAGTTATTTTTTTAATGATGAAGGTAATAAAGTTAAAGATGAGTTTCCGTATAAAAGTGTTCGTATTAATTTTGCAGGGGGAGAACCTTTAATTCTTAAAAAACGTTTTTCACAGCTAATAGTGAAAACTAAAGAATTAGGTTTTAATTTATCTATTATTACTAATGGTCATTATTTAACAAATGCTTTTATTGATAATTATGGCTCTCTATTTTCGATGATCGGCATTAGTTTTGATAGCCAGTATTCCGATGCAAGGAAAAACATAGGCCGAATAGACCGCAAAGGTAATTCTTTTGATGAAGCTGACTTAATTAATACAGTTGCAAGGCTTCGGGCCGTCAATTCATCTATTACAGTAAAAGTGAATACTGTTGTAAATACATTAAATTATAAAGAATCATTTACTACATTAATGACAGAATTAAATCTGGATAAATGGAAAGTTTTTCAGGTTCTACCTGTGTTAAATAGCCATTTATTAGTGACTGATGAGGAGTTTTCGGAGTTTGTTCTTCACCATGCAAAATTACAGGATTTTATGGTTGTCGAAGATAACGATGCAATGACTAATTCCTATTTAATGATCAACCCTCAAGGCCGTTTTTATCAAAATAGTCAAACAGAAGAAGGCTACAAGTATGGCGAACTTATTTTAGATGTCAGGGTTGACCTGGCATTAAGCGTTTGTGCCATTAATTGGGAAACATTTACGAGTCGTTATAAAAAAGATGCAATAAATGACGCTGTTGACCTTATTGATAACAATGAATATCAGTTTAAGCAAAAAGAACAGTCCTCCGTTGTGAGTGAAGGATAA
- a CDS encoding endonuclease: MATTRISFFSPIRITTLILLLAFSAISYAAGNTTKDSFSKAKKMLEKSVYFDHRETIYCAASFDSKKQITAPNGFHTSKYVKRAKKLEWEHVVPAENFGRTFKEWPEGSPQCSNNKGKSFKDRRCAEKVNVEYRHMQADMFNLYPAIGAVKALRSNYNFTMLPEEASDFGSCKMKIDNRKAEPPVEARGRIARTYLYMDETYSRYSMSKSQKQLMNAWDKMYPVNEWECKRAKKITSLQGGDNNVVKLRCTDKGLW; this comes from the coding sequence ATGGCTACAACAAGAATATCGTTCTTCTCACCTATCCGAATAACGACATTAATTTTATTACTAGCATTTAGCGCTATCAGTTACGCAGCTGGCAACACCACCAAGGACTCGTTTTCAAAAGCCAAAAAGATGTTAGAAAAATCGGTTTATTTTGACCACCGTGAAACTATCTACTGCGCAGCTTCTTTTGACTCCAAAAAACAGATAACAGCACCCAATGGTTTTCATACATCAAAATACGTGAAACGTGCTAAGAAATTGGAGTGGGAGCATGTCGTTCCGGCTGAAAACTTTGGACGTACATTTAAAGAGTGGCCAGAAGGTTCTCCACAATGTAGTAACAATAAAGGTAAGTCATTCAAAGACCGCAGATGTGCTGAGAAAGTTAATGTTGAGTACCGGCATATGCAAGCGGATATGTTCAACTTGTACCCGGCCATTGGCGCTGTTAAAGCACTCAGAAGTAATTACAATTTCACTATGCTACCTGAGGAGGCCAGTGATTTTGGCAGTTGTAAAATGAAAATAGACAATAGGAAAGCAGAGCCACCTGTAGAAGCTCGTGGCCGCATTGCTAGGACGTATCTTTATATGGATGAGACTTATTCCAGATATAGCATGAGCAAATCTCAGAAGCAGTTAATGAACGCTTGGGATAAAATGTATCCTGTAAATGAATGGGAGTGTAAAAGAGCTAAGAAAATAACGAGTTTGCAAGGTGGAGATAATAACGTTGTAAAATTAAGATGTACGGATAAAGGGTTATGGTAA